In the Geobacter sp. FeAm09 genome, one interval contains:
- the hcp gene encoding hydroxylamine reductase, giving the protein MFCNQCEQAANGVGCNISGVCGKKPEVATLQDHLLYGLKSLALYADKLGRDPEIDRFTIEGLFTTVTNVDFDAPRIGGIIKHCFELKEKARAALAARGTTLSGPVAEWKPAEDLNGMIAQGEAYGINAQHVNEDIRSVIEILMYGLKGMAAYLDHAMILGRSDDEVLAFVQRALAATTDPNLGLMDFVGLSMECGKHNLTVMGLLNNAHTDAYGHPVPTPVQLGTKAGKAILVSGHDLKMLEELLKQTEGTGINIYTHGEMLPAHGYPGLKKYGHLAGNFGGAWQDQAKEFVNFPGAIIFNTNCIQRPSDTYKDRLFTWGLVAWPDVKHVSGWDFSEVIAKAQELPGFPDNPGQEILTGFGHNAVLGVADKVVAAVKSGAIKHFFLIGGCDGAKSGRNYYTEFAEKLPQDTVILTLACGKFRFNKLEFGDIGGIPRLLDVGQCNDAYSAIQIAVALAGAFNCGVNDLPLSMILSWYEQKAVVILLTLLHLGIKNIKIGPSLPAFISPNVLNFLVENFNIGPITTVEADMKAILG; this is encoded by the coding sequence ATGTTCTGTAACCAGTGCGAACAGGCGGCAAACGGCGTCGGCTGCAACATCTCCGGCGTATGCGGCAAGAAGCCCGAGGTAGCGACCCTGCAGGACCACCTGCTCTACGGCTTGAAGAGCCTGGCGCTCTATGCCGACAAGCTGGGACGCGACCCGGAGATCGACCGCTTCACCATCGAGGGGCTCTTCACCACCGTCACCAACGTGGATTTCGACGCGCCCCGCATCGGCGGCATCATCAAGCACTGCTTTGAGCTCAAGGAAAAGGCCCGCGCCGCCCTGGCCGCCAGGGGCACCACCCTCTCCGGCCCCGTGGCCGAATGGAAGCCTGCCGAAGACCTGAACGGCATGATTGCCCAGGGCGAGGCGTACGGCATCAACGCCCAGCACGTCAACGAGGATATCCGCTCCGTGATCGAGATCCTCATGTACGGCCTGAAGGGCATGGCCGCCTACCTGGACCACGCCATGATCCTGGGGCGCAGCGACGATGAGGTGCTGGCCTTTGTCCAGAGGGCGTTGGCCGCCACCACCGACCCCAACCTGGGGCTCATGGACTTTGTCGGCCTCTCCATGGAGTGCGGCAAGCACAACCTGACCGTGATGGGGCTTTTGAACAACGCCCACACCGACGCCTACGGCCATCCGGTCCCCACGCCGGTACAGCTCGGCACCAAGGCAGGCAAGGCCATCCTGGTTTCGGGCCACGACCTGAAGATGCTGGAGGAACTGCTCAAGCAGACCGAAGGCACGGGGATCAACATCTACACCCACGGCGAGATGCTTCCGGCCCACGGCTACCCCGGGCTGAAGAAATACGGCCATCTGGCCGGCAACTTCGGCGGCGCCTGGCAGGACCAGGCCAAGGAGTTCGTCAACTTCCCCGGCGCCATCATCTTCAACACCAACTGCATCCAGCGTCCGTCCGACACCTACAAGGACCGCCTCTTTACCTGGGGTCTGGTGGCGTGGCCTGACGTGAAGCATGTGAGCGGCTGGGACTTCTCCGAGGTTATCGCCAAGGCCCAGGAACTGCCCGGCTTCCCCGACAATCCGGGCCAGGAGATCCTGACCGGCTTCGGCCACAACGCCGTCCTGGGCGTGGCCGACAAGGTGGTCGCGGCGGTCAAGTCCGGCGCCATCAAGCACTTCTTCCTGATCGGCGGCTGCGACGGCGCCAAATCGGGGCGCAACTACTACACCGAATTCGCCGAGAAGCTCCCCCAGGATACGGTCATCCTAACCCTGGCCTGCGGCAAATTCCGCTTCAACAAGCTGGAATTCGGCGATATCGGCGGCATCCCGCGCCTGTTGGACGTGGGCCAGTGCAACGACGCCTACTCGGCCATCCAGATCGCCGTGGCCCTGGCAGGCGCTTTCAACTGCGGGGTCAACGATCTGCCGCTCTCCATGATCCTCTCCTGGTACGAGCAGAAGGCCGTGGTCATCCTCCTTACCCTGCTGCACCTGGGGATCAAAAACATCAAGATCGGCCCGTCCCTGCCGGCCTTCATCTCCCCCAACGTTCTCAATTTCCTGGTGGAGAACTTCAACATCGGCCCCATCACCACGGTCGAGGCGGACATGAAGGCGATCCTGGGATAA
- the dtd gene encoding D-aminoacyl-tRNA deacylase, producing MKAVVQRVSFASVTVDERLVGRIGKGVLVLLGVEKGDDESRADWLAEKIAGLRIFADEEGKMNLALADVEGAVLVVSQFTLAGNCDKGRRPSFDTAAAPEEGKRLYDHFTAAVERLGLPVQTGIFQADMKVHLVNDGPVTFILER from the coding sequence ATGAAAGCAGTTGTCCAACGCGTCAGTTTTGCTTCCGTTACCGTGGATGAAAGGCTTGTGGGCCGGATCGGGAAAGGTGTCCTGGTCCTTTTGGGCGTGGAGAAGGGGGATGACGAGTCGCGGGCCGACTGGCTGGCGGAAAAGATCGCCGGCCTGCGCATCTTCGCGGATGAGGAGGGGAAGATGAACCTTGCCCTCGCGGATGTGGAGGGGGCGGTCCTGGTGGTGTCCCAGTTCACCCTGGCCGGCAATTGCGACAAGGGGCGGCGCCCTTCCTTCGATACGGCGGCAGCGCCGGAGGAGGGCAAGCGGCTGTACGACCATTTCACGGCGGCGGTGGAGCGGCTCGGCCTGCCGGTGCAGACCGGCATCTTCCAGGCCGACATGAAGGTGCACCTGGTCAACGACGGGCCGGTCACCTTTATCCTGGAGCGCTGA
- a CDS encoding arylamine N-acetyltransferase, translating into MAFDRFLQRIGLTSLPAAPLERLRELHRAMVLRVPFENLAILEGCAISLEPADILAKVVERGRGGYCFELNSLFAWALETLGYSVERLLGRVWVNGAPAPLPTHMAIRVTVAGTTYLCDAGFGGGTLREPLPWRLEQPFAQGSDTFRLTAAANGETMLARLSDNGWRDLYSLLPCTVRSQDYIPANHYTSTHPDSIFTQLPMAALNREDGRVTLRGRTLRIVEGTGEREVPLQTITGLVQALEDYFGLAGLDVAALEARLQGVFAE; encoded by the coding sequence ATGGCCTTCGACAGATTCCTCCAGCGCATCGGCCTCACGTCATTGCCCGCAGCCCCCCTGGAGCGGCTCCGGGAACTGCACCGGGCCATGGTGCTGCGCGTACCCTTCGAGAACCTCGCCATCCTGGAAGGCTGTGCCATCAGCCTCGAACCGGCGGATATCCTGGCCAAAGTCGTGGAACGCGGCCGCGGCGGCTACTGCTTCGAGCTGAACAGCCTGTTCGCCTGGGCGCTGGAAACCCTGGGATACTCCGTAGAGCGGCTCCTGGGGAGGGTCTGGGTCAACGGCGCGCCCGCCCCTCTCCCCACCCACATGGCGATACGGGTGACGGTTGCCGGAACGACGTACCTGTGCGATGCGGGTTTCGGCGGCGGAACCCTGCGGGAACCACTGCCGTGGCGCCTGGAGCAGCCGTTCGCGCAGGGATCGGACACCTTCCGCCTGACCGCCGCCGCCAACGGCGAAACCATGCTCGCACGGCTCTCCGACAATGGCTGGCGGGACCTGTACAGCCTGCTTCCCTGCACCGTCCGCTCCCAGGACTATATCCCCGCCAACCACTACACCTCCACCCATCCGGATTCCATCTTCACCCAGCTACCCATGGCAGCGCTCAACCGGGAAGACGGTCGCGTCACCCTGCGGGGACGCACCCTCCGCATTGTGGAGGGCACCGGCGAACGGGAGGTGCCGCTGCAGACAATCACCGGGCTGGTCCAGGCGCTGGAAGACTACTTCGGTCTGGCGGGACTGGATGTTGCCGCGCTTGAGGCACGTCTCCAGGGGGTATTTGCCGAGTAG
- the nadA gene encoding quinolinate synthase NadA, producing the protein MNDSIGQEIRDLLKAHNAVLLAHNYMRDEVQEVADITGDSLALSMEAARTGADVIVFCGVHFMAESAAILSPDKKVLLPRPDAGCPMADMVTVAELEALKAKHPGVPVVTYVNSSAEIKAHSDICCTSANAIRVVRSLAEDELIFVPDRNLGRWVARFVPEKRFVFWEGFCPTHERMTVAAVEQQKSEHPDALFICHPESAPEVSALADHVCSTSGMYDYCRTSPAKKFIVGTEAGILYKLRLENPGKEFILASPALICPNMKLTSLEDVLYSLQTMSPVVTVTEAVRAKARQALDRMLAVPRD; encoded by the coding sequence ATGAACGACAGTATCGGACAGGAAATCAGGGATCTGCTCAAGGCGCACAATGCCGTGCTCTTGGCCCATAACTACATGCGTGACGAGGTGCAGGAGGTCGCGGACATCACCGGGGATTCCCTGGCCCTGTCCATGGAGGCGGCCCGGACCGGGGCGGATGTGATCGTCTTTTGCGGCGTGCACTTCATGGCCGAGTCGGCCGCCATCCTCTCCCCCGACAAGAAGGTGCTGCTGCCCCGCCCCGATGCCGGCTGTCCCATGGCCGACATGGTCACGGTGGCGGAGCTGGAGGCGCTCAAAGCCAAACATCCCGGCGTGCCGGTGGTGACCTATGTCAACTCGTCGGCCGAGATCAAGGCCCACTCCGATATCTGCTGCACCTCGGCCAACGCCATACGGGTGGTCAGGTCGCTTGCGGAGGACGAGCTCATCTTTGTCCCGGACCGCAACCTGGGGCGCTGGGTGGCCCGGTTCGTCCCGGAAAAACGTTTCGTCTTCTGGGAAGGGTTCTGCCCGACCCACGAGCGCATGACCGTGGCGGCCGTCGAGCAGCAGAAGAGTGAACACCCCGACGCCCTGTTCATCTGCCACCCGGAAAGCGCGCCCGAGGTTTCGGCCCTGGCCGATCACGTCTGTTCCACCAGCGGCATGTACGACTACTGCCGCACCAGCCCGGCAAAAAAGTTCATCGTGGGCACCGAGGCCGGCATCCTCTACAAGCTGCGGCTGGAAAACCCCGGCAAGGAGTTTATCCTGGCCTCGCCGGCCCTCATTTGCCCCAACATGAAGCTGACCTCCCTTGAGGACGTGCTCTACTCCCTCCAGACCATGTCGCCGGTGGTGACCGTTACCGAAGCGGTCCGCGCCAAAGCCAGGCAAGCCCTGGACAGGATGCTGGCCGTGCCGCGGGACTGA
- a CDS encoding PAS domain S-box protein: MLGALLSFKVAKISAENRLSDAKSQAISDLATVRARLEAVANSVFSATSGLVNVVGYQGNISPELFTALASQAIKSHPHIRTIALAPDNRVAMIYPVTGNERMLGLHYSTIAEQYGAVEEAMQTRVPILSGPHKLIQGGEGFILRSPVFTGKGAFRSRYWGVVSIVASVKDLMEAGGITSSANLEIGLRQGKSASGGGGSPIWGDDSVFSRQPVSMTVAIPGGAWQIAAIRKGGWPTVTVFASPLFYVGLLNSILLAGFAWVAASRHHRVQGENRKLLEEVEERTRMEKELRLSQQKYLNIFNMMPDMVGITRLADGTLMEVNNGFEVWTGWQACEAIGRTSLELGLWDEETRSRAISIVKETGRLENYEFLLGTKSGEKRNALMYLTTIKAGGEDCLYFMAHDITALKQAQTILENERSRLRILIQTIPALVWMKDADGIYLICNSRFERFFGACEPDIIGKTDYDFVNTKQADIFRENDRKAIAAGKPTINEEWITFADDGHRELLETTKTPVRDAEGNLIGVLGIARDITEYRRTEEELKTERLRFRNLVDSVDSIVWEADAETLSFVYVSQQAVRLLGYPVEEWYRQGFWVDHLHPEDREWAPAFCMKKIAQGQDHDFEFRFIACDGRVIWLHDIVTVVTEAGRPRWLRGIMVDTTEAKREEAAKLKLEAQLRQAQKMEAIGRLAGGVAHDFNNKLAVILGYAEMANRAGSGAERYRDYLGRIIKAAGQSREITRQLLAFSRQEVVSPRVIDLNDVVADSQKGLCRFIGEDIRLEARLAERLWPVNIDPTQFDQIIMNLVVNARDAMADGGSLTIETRNVSIGMASAAEHPDVPPGDYVQMTVSDTGCGMDQETLQHIFEPFFTTKEAAKGTGLGLATVYGIVSQNQGVVNVCSEPGTGTTFVIYFPRCDDLASAPEPAEPALQLDHPATILLVEDDDSVREIAAEILQEIGYTILIAATARDAVEICTDSRRRIDLLLTDVIMPEMNGRELSHRIAALKPDIRVLFMSGYTAEVIDQKGILAEGLQFVQKPFDRAVLHRKIQSILHDSATSG, from the coding sequence ATGCTTGGCGCACTGCTGAGCTTCAAGGTGGCGAAGATCAGCGCCGAAAACCGTCTGAGCGATGCAAAAAGCCAGGCCATCAGCGACCTTGCAACTGTCCGGGCCCGGCTTGAGGCGGTTGCCAATTCCGTATTCAGCGCCACCTCCGGCCTTGTGAATGTCGTTGGGTACCAGGGCAACATCAGTCCTGAGCTCTTTACCGCCCTCGCCTCTCAGGCAATCAAATCGCACCCCCATATTCGTACTATTGCGCTGGCCCCGGACAACAGGGTGGCCATGATTTATCCCGTTACCGGCAATGAGCGGATGCTGGGGCTGCATTACTCGACCATAGCCGAGCAATACGGTGCTGTCGAAGAAGCCATGCAGACCCGCGTTCCCATACTTTCCGGGCCCCACAAGCTGATCCAGGGGGGCGAGGGGTTTATCCTGCGTTCTCCCGTGTTCACCGGCAAGGGTGCTTTTCGCTCCCGGTACTGGGGGGTGGTTTCGATTGTCGCCAGTGTTAAGGATCTCATGGAGGCAGGGGGCATTACTTCTTCCGCGAACCTCGAGATTGGGTTGCGCCAGGGCAAATCCGCTTCCGGCGGGGGCGGGTCGCCGATCTGGGGCGATGACTCCGTTTTCAGCCGCCAGCCGGTAAGCATGACCGTCGCTATTCCCGGGGGGGCATGGCAGATTGCGGCTATTCGCAAGGGTGGTTGGCCTACGGTAACCGTTTTTGCATCCCCGCTCTTTTATGTCGGCTTGCTCAACAGCATTTTGCTGGCCGGATTTGCGTGGGTCGCCGCCTCGCGCCACCATCGCGTGCAGGGTGAAAACCGCAAGTTGCTGGAGGAGGTCGAGGAGCGGACCAGGATGGAAAAAGAACTGCGGCTTTCCCAGCAAAAATATTTGAATATCTTCAATATGATGCCGGATATGGTGGGAATCACCCGTTTGGCGGACGGCACGTTGATGGAGGTCAACAACGGTTTCGAGGTCTGGACCGGCTGGCAGGCCTGCGAAGCCATCGGCCGCACCTCCCTTGAGCTTGGCTTGTGGGACGAGGAAACACGCTCCCGGGCCATAAGTATTGTCAAGGAGACCGGACGGCTTGAGAACTATGAGTTTCTGTTAGGCACCAAATCGGGCGAGAAGCGTAACGCCCTGATGTATCTGACCACCATAAAGGCCGGGGGGGAAGATTGCCTCTATTTCATGGCCCATGACATCACCGCGCTGAAACAGGCGCAAACCATCCTGGAAAATGAGCGCAGCAGGCTGCGCATCCTGATCCAGACCATACCGGCCCTGGTCTGGATGAAGGATGCCGATGGCATCTACCTTATCTGCAATTCCCGATTTGAACGTTTCTTCGGCGCCTGCGAGCCTGATATCATCGGCAAGACGGATTATGATTTCGTCAACACGAAACAGGCCGACATTTTTCGCGAAAATGACCGCAAGGCCATTGCCGCCGGGAAACCGACCATAAATGAAGAATGGATCACCTTTGCCGATGACGGCCATCGTGAGTTGCTGGAAACCACCAAAACCCCGGTGCGGGATGCCGAAGGAAACCTGATCGGCGTGTTGGGGATCGCCCGCGACATCACCGAGTACCGAAGAACCGAGGAGGAGCTCAAAACCGAACGGCTGCGTTTCAGGAACCTGGTCGATTCGGTCGACAGCATTGTCTGGGAGGCGGATGCCGAGACCCTCTCGTTCGTCTACGTGAGCCAGCAGGCGGTGCGGCTCCTGGGCTACCCCGTGGAGGAGTGGTATCGGCAGGGGTTCTGGGTTGATCACCTGCACCCGGAAGACAGGGAGTGGGCTCCGGCATTTTGCATGAAAAAAATCGCGCAGGGCCAGGACCATGATTTCGAATTCCGCTTCATCGCCTGCGACGGGCGGGTCATCTGGCTGCACGACATCGTGACGGTTGTTACGGAGGCTGGCCGACCACGCTGGCTGCGCGGCATCATGGTCGACACCACGGAAGCCAAACGGGAAGAGGCGGCGAAGCTCAAGTTGGAGGCCCAACTGCGCCAGGCGCAGAAGATGGAGGCCATCGGCCGGCTGGCCGGAGGGGTCGCCCATGACTTCAATAACAAGCTGGCGGTCATCTTGGGCTATGCCGAGATGGCCAACAGGGCGGGGAGCGGAGCGGAGCGCTATCGTGACTACCTTGGCCGGATCATCAAGGCCGCCGGCCAGTCGCGGGAGATCACGCGCCAGTTGCTGGCGTTCTCGCGACAAGAGGTGGTCTCGCCCCGGGTCATTGACCTCAACGACGTGGTTGCGGATTCCCAGAAAGGGTTGTGCCGCTTTATCGGCGAAGACATCCGTCTCGAGGCTCGTTTGGCTGAAAGGCTGTGGCCGGTCAACATCGATCCGACACAGTTCGACCAGATCATCATGAATCTGGTGGTCAATGCCCGCGATGCCATGGCGGACGGCGGCAGCCTGACCATTGAAACGCGCAATGTCAGCATCGGCATGGCCTCTGCTGCCGAGCATCCCGACGTGCCGCCCGGCGACTATGTGCAGATGACCGTCAGCGACACGGGCTGCGGCATGGATCAAGAGACCCTGCAGCATATCTTCGAGCCCTTCTTCACCACCAAGGAAGCGGCCAAGGGGACCGGGCTCGGCCTTGCCACCGTCTACGGCATCGTCAGCCAGAACCAAGGGGTCGTCAATGTTTGCAGCGAGCCGGGAACGGGTACAACGTTTGTCATCTATTTCCCGCGGTGCGATGATCTGGCGTCCGCTCCGGAACCGGCCGAACCGGCGCTGCAGCTTGACCACCCGGCCACGATTCTGCTGGTGGAAGACGATGACTCGGTGCGGGAAATAGCTGCCGAGATAT